In the Bacillus sp. FJAT-42376 genome, GGAGGACAGCGGTGACAGAATCAAATGACCTGTTCCTGAAGGCAAAAGAATTCATTCATATCAGTTATCATGAACTTGGGAAAGAAGCAGAAATCGAAGACCGCCTGCTCCGGATAAAAGAAGAGATTGCAACGTGCGGACAGTATGAACACACAATCGAAGAGCTTGAATATGGAGCGAAAATGGCATGGCGCAACAGCAACCGCTGCATCGGCAGGCTGTTCTGGCAATCCATGCACGTAATGGATGAACGCCAGGCAGAAACGGAAGAACAAGTGGCGGAAGCCCTAATCCGCCATATTGAATACGCATCGAACGGAGGAAAAATCCGTCCGGCTATTACGATATTTAAACCGAAAAAGGGGGAAGTCCACCCTATTCGCATTTGGAACCATCAGCTGATCCGCTATGCCGGCTATGAATCAGCCGAAGGGTACAGGGGCGATCCTGCATCTGTGCCGTTCACTAATGTGTGCAGGGAGCTTGGATGGGAAGGGGAAGGAACGGATTACGATATTCTCCCGCTTGTCATATCGACAGCGGACAACCCGCCGAAATGGTTTTCAATCCCTGATCGCGCGGTCATTGAGGTGCCGATTGTTCATCCGGAGCTCCCGGCTTTCGAGGATCTTTTCCTGAAATGGTACGGGATTCCGATCATTTCGGATATGAGCCTTGAAATCGGCGGCATCATTTATGGGGCAGCCCCCTTCAACGGCTGGTATATGGGTACGGAAATCGGAGCGAGAAACCTGGCGGACGAAAACCGCTACAATATGCTTCCGAAGGTCGCTTCCATAATGGGGCTGAAAACCGAACTGAATTCCTCCTTATGGAAGGACCGGGCGCTTGTAGAGCTTAACGCCGCCGTTCTTTATTCCTTCAAAGAAGCAGGAGTCAGTATTGTCGATCATCATACCGCAGCGGCCCAATTTAAGAAATTCGAAGAACGGGAAGAGCGGAGCGGGCGAGAAGTGACAGGGGACTGGACTTGGCTCATCCCGCCCATGTCTCCGGCAGCCACGCATATTTTTCATAAACACTATAACAATGAAATAAAGACACCGAATTATTTTTACCAGGAAAAACCTTATTAGAATGGAAAGAACCCGTCCTGCCTGAATTGGACGGGTTCTTTTTTGAATCAGCCGTTTAGCCGTTTAGTTCCCGGCTGAATGGCTGATTATCTCGTCCATT is a window encoding:
- a CDS encoding nitric oxide synthase oxygenase: MTESNDLFLKAKEFIHISYHELGKEAEIEDRLLRIKEEIATCGQYEHTIEELEYGAKMAWRNSNRCIGRLFWQSMHVMDERQAETEEQVAEALIRHIEYASNGGKIRPAITIFKPKKGEVHPIRIWNHQLIRYAGYESAEGYRGDPASVPFTNVCRELGWEGEGTDYDILPLVISTADNPPKWFSIPDRAVIEVPIVHPELPAFEDLFLKWYGIPIISDMSLEIGGIIYGAAPFNGWYMGTEIGARNLADENRYNMLPKVASIMGLKTELNSSLWKDRALVELNAAVLYSFKEAGVSIVDHHTAAAQFKKFEEREERSGREVTGDWTWLIPPMSPAATHIFHKHYNNEIKTPNYFYQEKPY